Proteins from a genomic interval of Arachis hypogaea cultivar Tifrunner chromosome 10, arahy.Tifrunner.gnm2.J5K5, whole genome shotgun sequence:
- the LOC112716780 gene encoding COBRA-like protein 1: MVHLHLPCVLLNFILFLILVVLCTLSDCYDPLDPNGNISVTFDIYQRTQDGYLILQARVTLENYYQYRHVDKPGWQLGWQWANDEVIWSINGAVATDQGNCSSYTSQLPHSCKKDPLIVDLPADVSPESRSEHCCNGGILSARAINPLSSFTLFELEVRNLGQYPLGQAPNNLTLLAPGPGYTCSPLLQTDPTVISSFNGQRQVPALRTWKSACTYSNFMANKSPICCVSLSTFYNPMITPCPDCSCGCSEADKASKSCIRLGNTLSEENIIACTKHMCPIRVHWHVKNNYVTHWRVKLTISNYNYRSNYSNWNVLLQHPAFSQNATSYSFNTAKLPLAFQDGVSLFWGIDYYNTELVHSDKDQQGFVSTEILLEKDPKSFTLSNGWAFPRRVYFNGENCEMPLPDTFPMLPNHTNTLRPPNIILLIISLFCFWTKASFHFQ, translated from the exons ATGGTTCATCTTCATCTTCCCTGTGTACTACTCAACTTCATCCTATTTTTAATATTGGTTGTCCTCTGCACTTTATCAG ATTGTTACGACCCTTTGGATCCAAATGGCAACATTTCAGTTACTTTTGACATTTACCAACGCACACAAGATGGATATTTG attttGCAGGCAAGGGTGACACTTGAGAACTACTACCAGTACCGGCATGTAGACAAACCAGGTTGGCAACTTGGATGGCAATGGGCTAATGATGAAGTTATATGGTCAATAAATGGTGCAGTTGCAACAGATCAAGGCAACTGTTCTTCTTACACATCTCAGTTACCACATTCTTGCAAGAAAGATCCTCTCATAGTTGATCTTCCGGCCGATGTGTCACCAGAGAGCAGGTCAGAACACTGCTGCAATGGCGGCATCCTCTCGGCTCGAGCCATCAATCCTTTGAGCTCATTCACCTTGTTTGAGCTTGAAGTACGCAACTTAGGGCAATACCCTCTAGGACAAGCACCTAATAACCTCACACTCTTGGCCCCTGGTCCTGGCTATACTTGTTCCCCTCTTCTTCAGACTGATCCCACTGTCATCTCCTCTTTTAATGGACAAAGACAAGTTCCTGCTCTCA GAACGTGGAAGTCAGCATGTACATACTCCAACTTTATGGCAAATAAGTCACCAATATGCTGTGTATCGCTCTCAACATTTTACAACCCTATGATCACACCATGCCCTGATTGCAGCTGTGGATGCAGTGAAGCAGACAAAGCTTCTAAGTCTTGCATAAGGTTGGGTAATACCTTATCAGAGGAGAACATAATAGCATGCACTAAGCACATGTGCCCAATTCGAGTTCATTGGCATGTTAAGAACAACTATGTAACTCACTGGAGGGTGAAGCTTACCATTTCTAACTACAATTATAGGAGCAACTACTCTAACTGGAATGTGCTTCTCCAACATCCTGCCTTCTCCCAGAATGCAACTTCTTATAGTTTCAACACTGCCAAACTTCCCCTTGCCTTTCAAG ATGGAGTTTCTCTGTTTTGGGGGATTGATTATTACAACACCGAACTAGTTCATTCGGATAAGGATCAACAAGGTTTTGTGTCAACAGAGATACTATTAGAGAAAGATCCAAAATCTTTTACATTGAGTAATGGATGGGCTTTTCCTAGGAGGGTCTATTTCAATGGAGAGAACTGTGAAATGCCCTTACCTGACACATTCCCTATGCTTCCAAATCATACCAACACTTTGAGACCTCCCAATATTATTTTACTCATCATCTCTTTATTCTGTTTCTGGACCAAAGCTTCCTTTCATTTTCAGTAG
- the LOC112716779 gene encoding small ribosomal subunit protein bS21c: MASLSTFSNFLTFLFPPKSQPPPPPPLPPLPPPPNLTIRKPLHHVTPLDHSDQDPPYSCSSSPSSLSSVVCPSLAQANTMWFKSTYNVEVAVEENEPEERLLNRFRREVMKAGVIQECRRRRYHEDTQDKRKRKSREAAKRNRRRRPQLKSLAENKQAIKETKKKDDDDDDNWDLPEDNAYIDHF, from the exons ATGGCTTCCCTATCCACCTTCTCCAACTTCCTCACTTTCTTATTCCCGCCAAAatcacaaccaccaccaccaccaccattaccaccactaccaccaccgcCAAACCTCACCATCCGCAAACCCTTACACCACGTGACGCCACTGGATCACTCCGATCAAGATCCACCTTATTCTTGCTCATCGTCTCCGTCGTCGCTGTCGTCGGTGGTGTGCCCGTCGCTGGCGCAGGCGAACACGATGTGGTTCAAATCAACGTACAACGTGGAGGTGGCGGTGGAGGAGAACGAGCCGGAGGAGAGGCTGCTGAACCGGTTCCGAAGAGAAGTGATGAAGGCTGGCGTCATCCAAGAGTGCAGGAGGAGGAGGTACCACGAAGACACACAGGACAAGCGGAAGCGCAAGTCACGTGAGGCTGCTAAGCGTAACCGCAGAAG gcGTCCACAGTTAAAATCATTAGCAGAAAACAAGCAGGCTATCAAAGAAACCAAAAAGAAAGACGATGATGACGATGATAACTGGGATCTACCTGAAGACAATGCATATATTGACCACTTCTAA